Proteins found in one Paenibacillus dendritiformis genomic segment:
- a CDS encoding LysR family transcriptional regulator yields MNLHALKICYTVALTGSVTKAAEKLNISQPAITAQIKKFEKELGVSLFEPKGRGVALTAIGQKIMNPTKRLFALEEQIEAIVDDYRNHRSGRLRIVGTYLATSYLIPRWAAQFKSNHPEIEVLITTANSQEALEQLIHYAADIAVCGGEPDSHSEEVHREELYQDEVWFVVAPDHKYANRHITFRQMMTEPFIMREEGSAVRERLFSLCKTYMVSPPQVALQFSGLNETIHAVASGYGASFISSLVAREYVERGELAQVHVDELLPVNTIALCTRKHEKSEAYVTEFISIIRRNLHGFTNGTD; encoded by the coding sequence ATGAATTTGCATGCCCTCAAAATATGTTATACCGTTGCCTTGACAGGCAGCGTTACGAAAGCGGCGGAGAAGCTGAATATTAGCCAGCCGGCCATCACGGCCCAGATCAAGAAATTCGAGAAGGAATTGGGTGTATCTTTGTTCGAACCGAAAGGAAGGGGAGTCGCGCTTACAGCCATTGGACAAAAAATAATGAATCCGACAAAGCGGCTTTTTGCGCTGGAAGAGCAAATCGAAGCGATTGTGGATGATTATCGAAATCATCGCAGCGGGAGATTGCGTATCGTCGGAACCTATCTGGCAACGAGCTACCTCATTCCCAGATGGGCCGCCCAATTCAAAAGCAATCATCCGGAAATTGAAGTGTTGATTACAACGGCGAACTCGCAGGAGGCGCTGGAGCAGCTCATCCATTATGCGGCGGATATCGCGGTATGCGGAGGGGAGCCCGATAGTCATTCCGAGGAAGTGCATCGGGAGGAGCTGTATCAGGATGAAGTATGGTTCGTCGTCGCTCCTGACCACAAGTATGCGAATCGGCATATCACCTTTCGTCAAATGATGACGGAGCCTTTTATTATGAGGGAGGAAGGAAGCGCGGTTCGGGAGCGGCTATTCTCTCTATGCAAGACGTACATGGTAAGCCCTCCCCAAGTCGCGCTCCAATTTAGCGGACTGAACGAGACGATACATGCAGTCGCTTCCGGGTATGGAGCCAGCTTCATCTCTTCTCTGGTAGCCAGGGAGTATGTCGAGCGGGGAGAGCTGGCACAAGTGCATGTGGACGAGCTGCTTCCCGTCAATACAATTGCTTTATGTACGCGTAAACACGAAAAATCCGAAGCTTACGTTACCGAATTTATATCGATTATTCGCAGAAATCTGCATGGCTTCACGAATGGAACCGATTAA
- a CDS encoding histidine phosphatase family protein has translation MAKTTLYLTRHGQTEWNVEERMQGHKDSPLTSLGVLQAEWLQQRLEPVPLDAVYSSSSLRAWRTARIVTGNKQVSIRPMDELMEINMGLWEGQHIEFIENQFAQQYFHFFNSPDLYQPTGIGETYEQLISRVIPAIDSIISRHQGKTVLIVTHRITLKTIMGYYGNTKLHELGSLPDIQSTSLSKISIEDHVPMIEMYGDTSHYQ, from the coding sequence TTGGCAAAAACGACTTTATACTTGACGAGACATGGACAGACGGAATGGAATGTGGAAGAGAGAATGCAGGGTCACAAAGACTCGCCTCTTACAAGCTTGGGCGTGCTTCAAGCGGAATGGCTGCAGCAAAGATTAGAGCCGGTGCCGTTGGATGCGGTCTACTCAAGCTCCAGTCTGCGGGCATGGAGAACGGCCCGGATCGTAACGGGCAATAAGCAGGTCAGCATCAGGCCGATGGATGAATTAATGGAAATCAATATGGGGCTGTGGGAAGGGCAGCATATCGAATTTATCGAGAATCAGTTTGCGCAGCAGTATTTTCATTTTTTCAACAGCCCGGATTTGTATCAGCCAACAGGCATAGGAGAAACTTATGAGCAATTGATAAGCAGGGTGATCCCCGCTATCGACAGCATCATCTCCAGACACCAGGGCAAGACGGTGCTGATTGTGACTCATCGCATTACCCTGAAGACCATTATGGGCTACTATGGAAATACAAAATTGCATGAGCTTGGAAGCTTGCCGGATATCCAATCGACCAGCCTCAGCAAAATATCGATAGAGGACCATGTTCCCATGATTGAAATGTACGGGGATACATCTCATTATCAATAG
- the cntE gene encoding staphylopine family metallophore export MFS transporter CntE, with protein MNIAMSWSFMRLYMLAFLFFSANSILNVIIPLHGKTLGANNTAIGLIMGAYMFTTMFFRPWAGQIIHKYGPIRVLRVILLFNGLALITYTVSGLGGFFVARIFQGVSTAFFSMALQIGIIDALPEKERSQGVSLYSLFTYMPGIIGPILALGIWESGGMNYFTIAMIGIAVMTGVFGYSIKIKDNNEAKIETEAETDTNVFKSFSYLVTNPFLFKCSVLMLTASTVFGAIATFIPLYANELTSGNAGIYLMLQAGTIVLARFTLRKRIPSDGKWHPKFVMGIMSILTVAAGMVSYSLTGGAIFLYIGAILMGIAQALLYPTLTTYLTFVLPNANRNVLLGLFIAMADLGITLGGAVMGPVADFTSYSQMYTVCALLGVVMIFFAYDRRKIFEG; from the coding sequence TTGAATATAGCAATGTCTTGGTCTTTTATGCGTTTATATATGTTGGCATTTCTTTTTTTTAGTGCTAATTCCATATTGAATGTCATCATACCTTTGCATGGAAAAACTTTGGGTGCTAACAATACGGCAATTGGATTAATCATGGGCGCCTATATGTTTACGACTATGTTTTTCAGACCATGGGCAGGTCAAATTATTCATAAATACGGACCGATAAGGGTTTTGCGTGTCATACTTTTATTTAATGGTCTAGCCTTGATTACTTATACAGTATCAGGATTAGGTGGCTTTTTTGTAGCGCGTATATTTCAAGGGGTCTCTACGGCCTTTTTCTCGATGGCATTACAGATTGGCATTATTGATGCGTTACCAGAGAAGGAGCGCTCACAAGGTGTATCCTTGTATTCCTTGTTCACTTATATGCCTGGTATTATTGGACCTATTCTTGCATTAGGGATATGGGAAAGCGGGGGTATGAATTACTTTACAATTGCTATGATTGGTATAGCTGTGATGACAGGGGTTTTTGGTTATAGTATTAAAATAAAAGATAATAATGAAGCTAAAATTGAGACAGAAGCTGAAACTGATACTAATGTATTTAAATCCTTTAGTTATTTGGTGACAAACCCATTTTTATTTAAATGCAGTGTACTAATGTTAACAGCATCTACAGTGTTTGGTGCAATAGCAACGTTTATCCCTCTGTATGCTAATGAACTAACGAGTGGCAATGCTGGTATTTACTTAATGCTTCAAGCAGGTACAATTGTTTTGGCAAGGTTTACGCTGAGAAAGAGAATTCCTTCCGATGGTAAGTGGCACCCCAAATTTGTAATGGGGATTATGTCTATTTTAACAGTCGCAGCTGGAATGGTTAGCTATTCGTTAACAGGTGGGGCCATCTTTTTATACATAGGAGCTATCTTAATGGGGATAGCTCAGGCGTTATTGTATCCTACATTAACAACCTATTTGACATTTGTTTTACCAAATGCAAATCGTAATGTGTTACTCGGTTTATTTATTGCCATGGCTGATTTAGGTATTACTTTAGGCGGTGCAGTAATGGGACCAGTCGCAGATTTTACGTCCTATTCTCAAATGTATACAGTTTGCGCTCTTTTAGGTGTTGTAATGATTTTCTTTGCTTATGATAGACGAAAAATATTTGAGGGTTAA
- a CDS encoding GNAT family N-acetyltransferase, with product MQLIGSNVYVRPVEESDADMLLALEVKNRDFFQPFTGLREASFYTLQGQAARIKEAIEQSKEDRAYFFVICLPDSGQIIGEIMLTEVVRYNLQSCWIGYFLDQEHNGKGYMTEAVKLVVRYAFDELDFHRIEAGVMPHNTGSIKVLLKAGFHKEGIAKKNVKINGYWEDHQTLAIVNDDDAKEGKEAKKVQRSNPNTVASPVGPYTHLTVVPRGAELLVLSGQVGTDMNGDMPSDMNEQLYNTLQNILRILEGESVCADNIIKINILATEEMDWNYFNEVWEKFHGGTAPSMTMSYVPALALPSLKVEIEAWAARW from the coding sequence ATGCAATTGATCGGAAGTAATGTGTACGTCAGACCAGTCGAGGAGTCGGATGCGGATATGCTGCTCGCTCTCGAAGTAAAGAACAGGGATTTCTTTCAACCGTTCACAGGGTTGCGGGAAGCGTCTTTCTATACGCTCCAGGGGCAGGCGGCTCGAATTAAAGAGGCGATAGAGCAAAGCAAAGAAGACAGAGCATATTTCTTTGTCATTTGCTTGCCGGATTCTGGCCAGATTATTGGCGAGATTATGTTGACCGAAGTCGTCAGATACAACCTGCAAAGCTGTTGGATTGGCTACTTTCTGGATCAGGAACACAATGGGAAAGGCTATATGACCGAAGCGGTTAAGCTTGTTGTTCGGTATGCTTTTGACGAACTGGATTTTCATCGCATCGAAGCGGGAGTCATGCCGCATAACACGGGTTCCATCAAAGTGCTGCTCAAGGCCGGGTTCCATAAAGAAGGCATCGCCAAGAAGAACGTAAAAATTAACGGCTATTGGGAAGATCATCAGACATTAGCCATCGTAAACGACGACGATGCTAAGGAAGGGAAAGAGGCCAAAAAGGTTCAACGCAGCAATCCGAATACGGTTGCCTCTCCCGTCGGCCCTTATACACATCTTACCGTTGTCCCAAGAGGGGCGGAGTTGTTAGTTCTGTCCGGACAAGTCGGAACCGACATGAACGGAGACATGCCCTCGGATATGAACGAGCAGCTGTATAATACGCTGCAAAATATTCTGCGCATTTTGGAAGGGGAATCGGTATGTGCCGATAATATTATCAAAATCAATATTTTGGCCACGGAAGAAATGGATTGGAACTACTTCAATGAAGTATGGGAGAAGTTCCATGGGGGGACCGCTCCTTCGATGACGATGTCCTATGTGCCGGCTCTGGCGCTTCCTTCTCTCAAAGTCGAAATCGAAGCATGGGCCGCCAGATGGTAA
- the tyrS gene encoding tyrosine--tRNA ligase: MNIIDELEWREAINQQTDAEGLRKLVEEQSISLYCGVDPTGDSMHIGHLIPFMMLKRFQLAGHKPVILIGGATGTIGDPSGRQSERSLQTMEQVQANVDALTAQMKKLFLTDGDNQLRMVNNYDWTHQLNVIDFLRDYGKNFSINTMLAKDIVSSRLESGISYTEFSYQILQSMDFLHLYREEGVQLQIGGSDQWGNITSGLDLIRKKEGPEAKAFGLTIPLMLKADGTKFGKTAGGAIWLDPKKTTPYEFYQFWANTDDRDVVKYLKYFTFLDKEAIEALAEKVRTEPHKREAQITLAEEMTRFVHGEEMLAQAKRITAALFSGDIRSLTADEIEQGFKEMPTFEASAESKNIVEWLVDTGIEPSKRQAREDITNGAISLNGERVSDLEFVVGAEDAIEGRFIIIRKGKKKYHLVKLV, encoded by the coding sequence TTGAATATTATTGATGAATTGGAATGGCGCGAGGCGATTAATCAACAGACGGATGCCGAAGGGCTGCGCAAGCTGGTGGAAGAGCAGTCGATTTCGTTGTACTGCGGGGTGGATCCGACCGGAGACAGCATGCATATCGGGCATCTCATTCCGTTCATGATGCTCAAGCGATTCCAGTTGGCCGGGCACAAGCCCGTCATTCTGATCGGCGGCGCGACCGGAACGATCGGCGACCCGAGCGGACGGCAATCCGAGCGGTCGCTGCAGACGATGGAGCAGGTGCAGGCGAATGTGGATGCGCTGACCGCGCAGATGAAAAAGCTGTTCCTGACCGACGGAGACAATCAGCTGCGCATGGTGAACAATTATGACTGGACGCATCAGTTGAATGTGATTGACTTTTTGCGCGACTACGGGAAAAATTTCAGCATTAATACGATGCTGGCCAAAGATATTGTGTCAAGCCGCCTGGAGAGCGGGATCTCCTACACTGAATTCTCCTACCAGATCCTGCAATCGATGGACTTCCTGCATCTGTACCGGGAAGAGGGCGTGCAGTTGCAAATCGGCGGTTCCGATCAGTGGGGGAATATTACGAGCGGCCTGGACTTGATCCGCAAAAAGGAAGGCCCTGAGGCCAAGGCGTTCGGCCTGACGATTCCGCTGATGCTGAAAGCGGACGGCACGAAGTTCGGCAAAACGGCCGGCGGCGCGATCTGGCTCGATCCGAAGAAGACGACGCCGTATGAGTTCTACCAGTTCTGGGCGAACACCGATGATCGCGATGTCGTGAAATATTTGAAATACTTCACTTTCCTCGATAAAGAAGCGATTGAAGCGCTGGCCGAGAAAGTGCGCACCGAGCCGCATAAGCGCGAAGCGCAAATTACGCTCGCCGAAGAAATGACGAGATTCGTTCACGGCGAAGAAATGCTGGCGCAGGCGAAACGAATTACGGCCGCGCTGTTCAGCGGCGATATCCGGTCATTGACTGCGGATGAAATTGAGCAAGGCTTCAAGGAAATGCCGACGTTTGAAGCTTCCGCGGAATCCAAGAATATCGTGGAGTGGCTCGTCGATACAGGCATTGAGCCGTCGAAGCGCCAGGCGCGCGAGGATATTACAAATGGCGCCATTTCCCTGAACGGCGAGCGGGTGAGCGATCTGGAATTCGTCGTCGGCGCCGAGGACGCGATTGAAGGCCGCTTCATCATTATTCGCAAAGGAAAGAAGAAATATCATTTGGTGAAATTGGTGTAG
- a CDS encoding alkaline phosphatase, giving the protein MLPFGAWQSDKVLAAGAGKRQPESKNIIVLIGDGMGPAQVSAARIYSKNKLKKPALNLDSMYVGQATTFADKGEDGDTIVSGEVTDSASAGTAFATGHKTYNAAISVSNEDISKPFASVIEASKAAGKSTGLVTTARITHATPAVYAAHVRNRDNENAIASQYLESGVDVLLGGGKRHFVSKKEKGKRDGKTIIPDFEKKGYKVVYDKKGLAALTSNNQKILGLFHDSHVDYVLDRKPETPSLADMTAKALESLSSNPNGFTMMVEGGRIDHAAHANDFGAMIEETLDFDAAVKVALDFAKKDGNTSVVITADHETGGLSLARDNIYELNVAAWDAQKISSELLAPQLAQATSTAEIKELIKKHTGFTDITEEEAHYIMEGDGTSYKQEGAFNQVMAKRYLIGWSGHGHSAVDVGVWAYGPIVQHVQGQIDNTAIATSIAHVAGLDLALATTNLQSKHLYPKFKVNDDGTVLFPAVKLAQALQIKVTDNKDAKVTTFTKGNVTLKVQGGSKVTVNGKASTLPAELDGNILYLNLEAFSQLTGQALKWDALSERIILK; this is encoded by the coding sequence ATGCTTCCATTTGGCGCATGGCAATCCGACAAGGTACTGGCCGCGGGAGCAGGGAAGCGGCAGCCGGAATCCAAAAACATTATTGTGCTCATCGGCGATGGCATGGGACCCGCGCAAGTATCCGCAGCACGGATTTACTCCAAAAATAAGCTAAAGAAGCCGGCCCTGAACCTGGACAGCATGTACGTCGGTCAAGCTACGACCTTTGCTGACAAAGGCGAGGACGGAGATACAATCGTGTCCGGAGAAGTTACGGATTCTGCATCAGCGGGAACGGCCTTCGCGACCGGTCATAAAACTTACAACGCTGCCATCAGCGTCTCGAACGAGGATATCTCCAAGCCATTCGCTTCCGTGATTGAAGCTTCCAAAGCCGCCGGCAAGTCGACTGGACTTGTGACGACAGCACGCATTACGCATGCTACTCCGGCCGTGTACGCCGCGCATGTCCGCAATCGCGACAATGAAAATGCGATCGCCTCTCAATATTTGGAGTCCGGCGTTGATGTACTGTTAGGCGGCGGCAAGCGCCATTTCGTCAGCAAGAAGGAGAAAGGCAAGCGTGACGGCAAGACGATCATTCCCGATTTTGAGAAAAAAGGCTATAAAGTCGTATACGATAAAAAAGGCTTGGCAGCGTTAACGTCCAACAATCAAAAAATTCTCGGCTTGTTCCATGATTCTCACGTCGATTATGTGCTGGATCGCAAGCCGGAGACCCCGAGTCTTGCCGACATGACGGCTAAGGCGCTCGAATCTCTGTCCTCGAATCCGAATGGGTTCACCATGATGGTCGAAGGCGGACGAATCGACCATGCCGCCCACGCGAACGATTTCGGCGCCATGATCGAGGAGACGCTCGATTTCGACGCCGCCGTGAAGGTGGCGCTTGACTTCGCGAAGAAGGACGGCAACACATCCGTTGTCATTACAGCCGACCATGAGACGGGCGGCCTCTCGCTTGCCCGCGACAATATTTACGAGTTGAACGTAGCCGCATGGGACGCACAAAAAATCTCTTCCGAGCTGCTCGCGCCACAGCTTGCGCAGGCAACGTCCACAGCGGAAATCAAGGAGCTAATCAAGAAACATACCGGATTTACAGATATTACGGAAGAAGAGGCGCACTATATTATGGAGGGAGACGGCACCTCATATAAGCAGGAAGGCGCCTTCAATCAAGTGATGGCCAAACGCTACTTGATCGGCTGGTCCGGACATGGCCACTCGGCCGTCGACGTCGGCGTGTGGGCTTACGGTCCGATCGTGCAGCATGTCCAAGGCCAGATTGACAATACAGCAATCGCAACCAGCATTGCGCACGTCGCCGGACTGGATCTGGCACTAGCAACAACCAATCTGCAAAGCAAGCACCTGTACCCGAAATTTAAAGTAAACGATGACGGCACCGTACTATTCCCTGCCGTCAAGCTCGCACAAGCGCTGCAAATCAAAGTCACGGACAACAAAGATGCGAAGGTTACCACATTTACGAAAGGCAACGTGACATTGAAAGTACAGGGCGGCAGCAAAGTGACCGTGAACGGCAAAGCCAGCACCCTTCCGGCCGAGCTCGATGGCAATATCCTCTATCTCAATCTGGAAGCGTTCAGCCAATTGACAGGCCAAGCTTTGAAGTGGGATGCCTTGTCCGAACGCATCATACTGAAATAA
- a CDS encoding bifunctional cytochrome P450/NADPH--P450 reductase — MTIAIPQPRTYGPLGNLPQLDTEMPIQSFMKLAEEYGEFFRLKLPFGHLHIVSGYELVKELTDPSRFDKIVDKTVLEKVRAILGDGLFTSETEEPNWRKAHNILLPSFSRTAMRGYFDKMLEIAIQLVQKWSRLNPDESVDVPEDMTRLALDTIGLCGFNYRFNSFYREQSHPFVASMVRALSETMSQAQRLGIQDMLMVKSRRQLQEDLEFMFSLVDKIIAERKAHGQQEEDDLLAHMLKGQDPETGEALDDTNIRHQIITFLIAGHETTSGLLSFALYYLLNNPEKLQKGYDEVDRVLTDPVPTYAQVKNLKYVRMILDEALRLWPTAPGFSLQAKRDTVLAGKYAVNQGDRMVVLIPQLHRDVSAWGEDAKVFRPERFEDPSRVPHDAYKPFGIGQRACIGQQFALQEATLVLGLLLKHFEFIDHTRYQLKVKETLTVKPDGFTIKIRPRRRQTGFIFAGGGSGTPALRKNAAELEALDPAERHDTPLLVLYGSDLGTAEGIAREMADTARYQGFQSKVAPLDDYAGKLPAEGVIYIVTSSYNGMPPNNARGFVQWLREAAPGELEGIRYCVFGCGDRNWASTFQSVPTWIDGQMAAKGAKRLVPLGGGDVGGDFETEVENWRDQLWPAVMSSLGLSFQAMEHQAGPDLSVDVVRGMIEAPLAESYDAHYAKVVINRELQKAGGGRSTRHIEIALPEGSVYQEGDHLGVFPQNRKELVERVLSRFGLDGNDHVILKTSGLRVAHLPLDRPVKLYELLGRSVELQEAATRVQIRELAARTACPPHKRELEALLEEEAYKSNILQQRISMLELLEKYEACEMPFERFLELLPPLKARYYSMSSSPRVQPRQASITVSVVQGPAWSGQGEYRGVASNYLAGLQAGESVMMFVRTPESGFRLPEDPGTPMIMVGPGVGVAPFRGFLQARRELKRKGVQLGSAHLYFGCRDEADHIYLEELEQFQQEGLVTVHTAFSRLPGQPKTYVQHLMQQREMEIIGLLDRGAQFYVCGDGSRMAPDVEAALRKCYQTVHGVSEAEAVAWLSRLEAEGRYVKDVWAGGKA; from the coding sequence ATGACGATTGCGATTCCACAGCCCAGAACGTATGGGCCGCTTGGCAACCTGCCCCAGCTTGACACGGAAATGCCTATTCAGTCGTTCATGAAGCTGGCGGAAGAGTATGGTGAATTTTTTCGTTTAAAACTGCCGTTTGGACATTTGCACATTGTGTCGGGCTATGAATTGGTGAAGGAGCTTACCGATCCGTCCCGTTTTGACAAGATCGTCGACAAAACCGTGCTGGAAAAGGTACGCGCCATCTTGGGGGACGGGTTGTTCACTTCGGAAACCGAAGAGCCGAATTGGCGGAAGGCTCACAATATATTGCTTCCGAGCTTCAGCCGGACGGCGATGCGCGGATATTTCGACAAGATGCTGGAGATCGCGATCCAGCTGGTGCAGAAGTGGTCACGCCTGAATCCGGATGAGAGCGTGGACGTGCCGGAAGATATGACGCGGCTGGCGCTGGATACGATCGGGCTATGCGGCTTCAATTACCGGTTTAACAGCTTTTACCGTGAACAATCTCATCCGTTCGTCGCCAGCATGGTGCGGGCGCTCAGTGAAACGATGAGCCAAGCGCAGCGCCTCGGCATTCAAGATATGCTGATGGTGAAGTCGAGACGCCAGCTCCAGGAGGATCTCGAATTCATGTTCTCCTTGGTCGACAAAATTATTGCCGAACGGAAGGCCCACGGTCAGCAGGAAGAGGATGACCTGCTGGCCCATATGCTGAAGGGCCAAGATCCGGAGACGGGAGAGGCGCTGGATGACACGAATATTCGGCATCAGATTATTACGTTCCTGATTGCCGGTCATGAGACAACGAGCGGTTTATTATCCTTTGCCCTATACTATCTGTTGAACAATCCCGAGAAGCTGCAAAAGGGATACGATGAGGTAGACCGCGTGTTAACGGATCCGGTTCCCACTTACGCCCAGGTGAAGAACTTGAAATACGTCCGCATGATTCTCGATGAAGCGCTGCGCCTGTGGCCGACAGCTCCCGGATTCTCTTTGCAGGCGAAGCGGGATACGGTGCTCGCGGGAAAATATGCGGTGAATCAAGGGGACCGGATGGTTGTTCTGATTCCCCAATTGCATCGGGACGTGTCCGCGTGGGGAGAGGATGCGAAGGTGTTCCGCCCGGAACGGTTCGAGGACCCGAGCCGGGTGCCGCATGATGCATACAAGCCGTTCGGAATCGGGCAGCGGGCCTGCATCGGGCAGCAATTCGCGCTCCAAGAGGCGACGCTGGTGCTGGGACTGCTGCTCAAACATTTCGAGTTCATCGATCATACCCGTTACCAGTTGAAGGTGAAGGAGACGCTGACGGTGAAGCCCGATGGCTTCACGATAAAAATCCGTCCCCGCCGCAGACAAACCGGCTTTATTTTCGCAGGCGGCGGGAGCGGGACGCCAGCGCTTAGAAAAAATGCGGCCGAACTGGAAGCATTGGATCCGGCGGAGCGCCATGATACCCCGTTGCTCGTGCTGTACGGCTCCGACCTGGGCACGGCCGAGGGGATTGCCCGCGAGATGGCGGATACGGCGCGTTACCAGGGCTTCCAGAGCAAGGTAGCCCCGCTCGACGATTATGCCGGGAAGCTGCCCGCGGAGGGCGTGATATATATCGTTACGTCGTCCTATAACGGCATGCCGCCCAATAATGCGCGCGGCTTCGTACAATGGCTGCGCGAGGCGGCTCCCGGCGAATTGGAAGGGATTCGCTATTGTGTCTTTGGCTGCGGCGATCGCAACTGGGCCAGCACATTTCAGAGCGTTCCGACATGGATTGACGGGCAGATGGCGGCCAAAGGGGCGAAGCGGCTTGTACCGCTGGGCGGCGGCGATGTTGGCGGGGATTTCGAGACCGAGGTGGAGAATTGGCGCGATCAGCTCTGGCCTGCCGTTATGAGTTCGTTAGGTCTGAGCTTCCAAGCTATGGAGCACCAGGCAGGCCCCGATCTGTCCGTGGATGTGGTCCGCGGCATGATAGAAGCGCCGCTTGCCGAATCGTACGACGCCCATTATGCCAAGGTCGTTATCAACCGCGAGCTTCAAAAAGCAGGAGGCGGACGCAGCACGCGCCATATTGAAATTGCACTTCCGGAAGGGAGCGTGTATCAAGAGGGCGATCATTTGGGCGTGTTCCCTCAAAATCGGAAGGAGCTCGTCGAACGTGTCTTGAGCCGCTTCGGCTTGGATGGCAACGATCATGTCATTCTGAAAACGTCCGGCTTGCGTGTGGCGCACCTGCCGCTGGATCGTCCTGTCAAGCTGTACGAGCTGCTCGGCCGCAGCGTGGAATTGCAGGAGGCCGCGACCCGGGTGCAGATACGGGAGCTTGCCGCACGGACCGCATGCCCGCCCCATAAGCGGGAGCTCGAAGCTTTGCTGGAGGAAGAGGCATACAAATCGAATATTTTGCAGCAGCGGATATCGATGCTTGAGTTGTTGGAAAAATATGAAGCATGTGAAATGCCGTTCGAACGGTTTTTGGAGCTTCTGCCTCCGCTGAAAGCGAGATACTATTCGATGTCCAGTTCTCCGCGCGTGCAGCCGCGGCAGGCGAGCATTACGGTTAGCGTGGTGCAAGGTCCCGCCTGGAGCGGCCAAGGCGAGTACCGCGGCGTCGCATCCAATTATCTTGCCGGCCTGCAGGCGGGAGAGTCCGTCATGATGTTCGTCCGCACGCCAGAGTCAGGCTTCCGGCTTCCGGAAGATCCGGGAACTCCGATGATAATGGTCGGACCAGGAGTAGGGGTCGCGCCGTTCCGCGGGTTCCTTCAGGCTCGCCGCGAGCTCAAGCGGAAAGGGGTCCAGCTTGGCTCGGCACATCTCTATTTCGGCTGCCGCGATGAAGCGGATCATATCTACCTGGAAGAGCTGGAGCAGTTCCAGCAAGAGGGGCTTGTTACGGTGCACACCGCATTTTCACGGCTTCCAGGGCAGCCGAAAACGTATGTCCAGCATCTGATGCAGCAGCGGGAAATGGAAATCATCGGCCTGCTGGATCGGGGAGCCCAGTTCTATGTGTGCGGCGATGGAAGCAGGATGGCTCCGGATGTAGAGGCCGCCTTGCGGAAATGCTATCAAACGGTTCACGGCGTTAGCGAAGCGGAGGCGGTAGCTTGGCTCTCCCGGCTCGAGGCCGAAGGGCGCTACGTCAAAGACGTGTGGGCCGGCGGAAAGGCTTGA
- a CDS encoding TetR/AcrR family transcriptional regulator translates to MATTKREDILQAALQLFTDRGFDATTVPMIADSANVGAGTIYRYFENKEVLLNSLFQEWTERFFHTITHGFPESGTVRQQFHHIFMQTIHFAKGNREAFSFIDSHLNPRLLDEKSLKSFEVGMDFIRRFLVQGQEQGIISPLPPNALISIFYGALVKLFETIRAEVLEETHELLAGVEECCWNAIRVH, encoded by the coding sequence GTGGCGACGACGAAGCGAGAAGATATTTTACAGGCAGCATTGCAATTATTTACTGATCGTGGCTTTGATGCGACTACCGTGCCGATGATAGCCGATAGCGCCAACGTGGGAGCCGGTACCATTTACCGGTATTTCGAAAACAAAGAGGTCCTTCTGAATTCATTGTTTCAAGAATGGACGGAGCGATTTTTCCACACGATAACCCATGGTTTCCCCGAATCGGGTACCGTGCGGCAGCAATTTCATCACATTTTTATGCAGACGATCCACTTTGCCAAAGGAAACAGAGAAGCGTTTTCGTTCATTGATTCGCATTTGAATCCTCGATTACTGGATGAAAAAAGCCTGAAATCATTCGAAGTGGGCATGGATTTTATTCGTCGCTTCTTAGTCCAAGGACAGGAGCAAGGAATCATCTCCCCATTGCCGCCTAATGCCTTGATCTCTATTTTTTATGGCGCCCTCGTCAAACTGTTCGAAACGATCAGAGCGGAGGTATTGGAGGAAACGCACGAGCTTCTTGCTGGCGTGGAGGAATGTTGTTGGAATGCGATACGAGTCCATTGA